GTGGAGGGCCGCCTGCGGGAGCTGCTCCGGCTCCAGCCGCAGGCCCGGTCGTACGTGCTCAGCGTCACCGCCAACGCAGTGGAGGTCGTCCCCGACAAGCAGGGGCGCATCCCCGTCCCGCAGCGCCTCCAGGAGGCCGTGGGGATCGGGGGCGCCGCGCTGGTCGTCGGGGCCATCGACCGGATCGAGCTGTGGGACCCCGCGCGCTTCGAGGCCGCCGTTCCGGCGCGCTCGGAAGACTTCGACCGCTTCACACACCAGATCTTTGCCTGAACGTTCGCTGCCGAACGCTTCGCCGTACCACGTCCCCGTGCTGGTGGAGGAGGTGATGGCGGCGCTGCGTCCCGAGCGGGGCGGCCTCTTCCTGGACGGGACCCTGGGCGGGGGCGGCCACTCGGAGGCGCTGC
The window above is part of the Longimicrobiaceae bacterium genome. Proteins encoded here:
- a CDS encoding division/cell wall cluster transcriptional repressor MraZ; this encodes MSGFLGSYLHQIDDKGRLNLPAPFRRDHPDRPLVLVHVFENALTLYPEPAWAEVEGRLRELLRLQPQARSYVLSVTANAVEVVPDKQGRIPVPQRLQEAVGIGGAALVVGAIDRIELWDPARFEAAVPARSEDFDRFTHQIFA